One Phoenix dactylifera cultivar Barhee BC4 chromosome 8, palm_55x_up_171113_PBpolish2nd_filt_p, whole genome shotgun sequence genomic window carries:
- the LOC103709335 gene encoding probable nucleoside diphosphate kinase 5 isoform X1 produces the protein MRKTSVSALLLRFALFLFAGLVFFLFIDVCLECRLLLSAAGSIGPPRHAAKEKEKTLAMIKPDGLSGNYTEKIKKVILESGFDIIWEMIVQLDAENVTLFYAEHSKKSFFPGLIEYMTSGPVLIMVLEKPNAISDWRALIGPTDSRKAKVSHPNSIRAMCGLDSARNCVHGSDSPPSAAREISFFFGDILPGFVKHDEL, from the exons ATGAGAAAGACTTCGGTTTCCGCTCTCCTCCTCCGCTTCGCACTCTTTCTCTTCGCCGG ACtagtcttttttctttttattgatgtaTGTTTGGAGTGTAGACTCCTTCTGTCTGCTGCTGGTTCAATTGGCCCTCCAAGACATGCGGCTAAGGAAAAGGAGAAAACACTGGCCATGATAAAACCAGATGGTTTGTCTGGTAATTACACGGAAAAGATAAAGAAAGTGATTCTGGAATCTGGATTTGATATCATCTGGGAGATGATCGTTCAGCTTGATGCAGAAAATGTTACACTATTTTATGCTGAACATTCAAAGAAAAGCTTCTTTCCAGGCCTTATTGAGTATATGACAAG TGGCCCAGTGTTGATTATGGTTCTTGAAAAGCCTAATGCCATCTCTGATTGGCGTGCTTTGATTGGACCAACTGATTCAAGGAAGGCTAAAGTTTCTCATCCTAACAG CATCAGAGCCATGTGTGGGCTGGATTCTGCAAGGAACTGTGTTCATGGTTCAGATTCTCCACCATCTGCCGCACGAgaaatttcatttttctttggaGACATTTTACCAG
- the LOC103709335 gene encoding probable nucleoside diphosphate kinase 5 isoform X2 gives MRKTSVSALLLRFALFLFAGLLLSAAGSIGPPRHAAKEKEKTLAMIKPDGLSGNYTEKIKKVILESGFDIIWEMIVQLDAENVTLFYAEHSKKSFFPGLIEYMTSGPVLIMVLEKPNAISDWRALIGPTDSRKAKVSHPNSIRAMCGLDSARNCVHGSDSPPSAAREISFFFGDILPGFVKHDEL, from the exons ATGAGAAAGACTTCGGTTTCCGCTCTCCTCCTCCGCTTCGCACTCTTTCTCTTCGCCGG ACTCCTTCTGTCTGCTGCTGGTTCAATTGGCCCTCCAAGACATGCGGCTAAGGAAAAGGAGAAAACACTGGCCATGATAAAACCAGATGGTTTGTCTGGTAATTACACGGAAAAGATAAAGAAAGTGATTCTGGAATCTGGATTTGATATCATCTGGGAGATGATCGTTCAGCTTGATGCAGAAAATGTTACACTATTTTATGCTGAACATTCAAAGAAAAGCTTCTTTCCAGGCCTTATTGAGTATATGACAAG TGGCCCAGTGTTGATTATGGTTCTTGAAAAGCCTAATGCCATCTCTGATTGGCGTGCTTTGATTGGACCAACTGATTCAAGGAAGGCTAAAGTTTCTCATCCTAACAG CATCAGAGCCATGTGTGGGCTGGATTCTGCAAGGAACTGTGTTCATGGTTCAGATTCTCCACCATCTGCCGCACGAgaaatttcatttttctttggaGACATTTTACCAG